The Erpetoichthys calabaricus chromosome 5, fErpCal1.3, whole genome shotgun sequence genome has a segment encoding these proteins:
- the LOC114641751 gene encoding E3 ubiquitin/ISG15 ligase TRIM25-like isoform X3 — protein MMAEAQLCVSQDEFTCLVCLDTLTDPVAIPCGHSFCLKCLTDCWDQSQECSCPQCRHTFTTRPELKRNTLLNEVIKKLKKTTLSSPPPQNYAGPGDMECDFCTGKKFRAVKSCLTCPASYCQTHLQPHYEGNALKHHKLVDPDRNLKEKLCEKHQKSLEIFCKTDDSCICMTCVVTGHKNHEMVELETERDEKQGIWSGGLSKTWPVKAH, from the coding sequence ATGATGGCTGAAGCCCAGCTGTGTGTGTCACAGGACGAGTTCACCTGCTTggtgtgtctggacaccctgACTGACCCCGTCGCTATCCCctgtggtcacagtttctgtctgaagtgcctcacggactgctgggatcagagccaagagtgcagctgtcctcagtgcagacacACCTTCACCACCAGGCCTGAGTTGAAAAGAAACACTCTGCTGAATGAAGTcatcaagaaattaaagaagacaacTCTCAGTTCTCCTCCTCCTCAGAATTATGCTGGCCCTGGAGACATGGAGTGTGACTTCTGTACTGGTAAGAAGTTCAGAGCGGTGAAGTCCTGTCTCACCTGCCCggcctcctactgtcagactcacctgcagcctcactatgaaggaaacgccctgaagcaccacaagctggttgatcctgatagaaatctgaaggagaaactctgtgagaaacatcagaaaagtctggagatattctgtaaaactgatgattcctgtatctgcatgacgtgtgtggtgactggacataaaaatcatgaaatggtcGAGCTGGAGACAGAAAGAGATGAAAAGCAG